In Harmonia axyridis chromosome X, icHarAxyr1.1, whole genome shotgun sequence, a single window of DNA contains:
- the LOC123686317 gene encoding uncharacterized protein LOC123686317 — MSRAPQSSVSSVRGRNYLAGVEKVVKRTTTQSTQTPPLCQLRANQTTPAPKSVRTVGTMGSKVYLEVRPNTCWKCGKTCPSRQECRGPPLLFCSRCGLIGTQTRYCECVPRKLAPRPTATRSEQPALRPCARCTEREATQRREERTTHQKMREKKDDGENITNKKKIPVFLFPNPVNCVKQYRA; from the exons ATGTCTAGAGCCCCCCAGAGCTCGGTATCGTCAGTTAGAGGGAGAAATTACCTAGCAGGAGTAGAGAAAGTGGTGAAGAGGACCACTACGCAATCTACACAGACCCCCCCTTTGTGCCAGCTGCGTGCCA atcaaacCACCCCGGCCCCCAAGAGTGTTCGTACAGTAGGTACGATGGGATCTAAGGTCTATCTGGAGGTGAGACCCAACACTTGCTGGAAGTGCGGCAAGACATGCCCCTCGCGGCAGGAGTGTCGAGGTCCACCACTCCTATTTTGCAGCAGATGTGGTTTGATAGGTACGCAGACCAGGTACTGCGAATGCGTACCCAGGAAACTGGCCCCACGGCCGACAGCAACTAGGTCGGAACAACCAGCCCTGCGTCCATGTGCAAGATGCACAGAGAGGGAGGCCACGCAGCGGAGAGAAGAGAGGACTACTCACCAGAAAATGAGAGAGAAAAAAGATGATGGGgaaaatataacaaataaaaagaaGATACCGGTGTTTTTGTTTCCTAATCCTGTAAACTGTGTAAAACAATATAGGGCCTAA